In Acidovorax sp. GBBC 1281, a single window of DNA contains:
- a CDS encoding tyrosine-type recombinase/integrase, producing MKQLAPGSISAVQNTVLQFATFVGKKKTIDQILKIDVTRFAEKMKAEGLALQTVQTKINLLKAVFNFAREYSYLKGENPVSLKVITKAQKMAAGYDIFDDGDIVAVYARSYFDPQKTKDPDYYYACLIAVVTGLRIGAITSLCKNDIQKTDSGTWFLRIRDDKTANGKRDVPVIPELMGSGFEAYIATKVGPIFKYSELQGRGKGNAVGKKFTRRLEELGLKNRKLVFHSLRKYANDYYAKDGVALEARSQFFGHELDNTNVNYYTKPYTVDALFEVVAPAQQKIFEKLYK from the coding sequence ATGAAGCAACTGGCCCCAGGTTCAATTTCAGCAGTTCAAAATACGGTATTGCAGTTTGCTACCTTCGTGGGTAAAAAGAAAACCATTGACCAGATTTTGAAAATCGATGTAACTCGGTTCGCTGAGAAGATGAAGGCTGAGGGTCTGGCCCTCCAAACTGTTCAGACCAAGATTAACCTGCTAAAAGCAGTGTTCAATTTTGCAAGGGAGTATAGCTACCTCAAAGGTGAAAATCCTGTGAGCTTGAAGGTGATTACCAAGGCTCAGAAAATGGCAGCAGGCTATGATATTTTCGATGATGGTGATATTGTGGCAGTATATGCAAGGAGCTATTTTGACCCACAGAAAACCAAAGACCCTGATTATTATTATGCCTGCTTGATCGCTGTGGTTACTGGGCTGCGTATCGGTGCAATTACTAGCCTGTGTAAAAATGACATTCAAAAAACAGATTCTGGAACCTGGTTTTTGAGAATTCGAGATGACAAAACAGCCAATGGTAAGCGTGATGTTCCTGTAATTCCTGAGTTGATGGGTTCAGGTTTTGAGGCATATATTGCAACCAAGGTGGGACCAATTTTCAAATACAGTGAGCTACAAGGTCGAGGCAAAGGTAATGCCGTGGGTAAGAAATTTACTCGTAGACTTGAAGAGCTGGGGTTAAAAAATCGCAAGCTAGTATTCCATTCATTGCGTAAATATGCGAATGATTATTACGCAAAAGATGGGGTGGCATTGGAGGCTCGGAGTCAATTTTTTGGACATGAGCTTGATAATACGAACGTGAATTACTACACGAAACCTTA
- a CDS encoding IS5 family transposase, whose product MTPRSALKFDLFAEASRQHKRDEVGDPLQVIARHIDFAELARLVDALIERGGGRRGGRPAYPTEVMVRILVLKRLYNLSDEQMEYQLLDRGSYQRFCLLQDAMNVPDRNTIWRFGERLGVGGATALFQGVDAQLQRHGYIARGGQAIDATLVPAPRQHIGQQERRTLAQGGQPDWSQARRRQKDVEATHTKKHGKSHFGYKLSVSVDLKHGFIRRLATGTASEHDGHHFDEVLDMHNTGRAVHADKAYPSRQRCQMLKVLGFVDAMQRRAQAGRPQSECQKGRNQRIAKKRAKVEHVFAGIRHLGGKFVRTIGQARATVGMTMMAACYNMKRLAWFLHRGVDAFFKPATGKAQVRLQTVKA is encoded by the coding sequence ATCACTCCCCGTAGCGCCCTGAAGTTCGACCTGTTCGCTGAGGCCTCGCGCCAACACAAGAGAGATGAGGTGGGCGATCCGCTGCAGGTGATCGCGCGGCACATCGACTTCGCAGAACTGGCCCGGCTGGTGGATGCCTTGATCGAACGCGGGGGTGGCCGCCGGGGCGGTCGGCCCGCCTACCCCACCGAGGTGATGGTGCGCATCCTGGTGTTGAAGCGGCTGTACAACCTGTCCGATGAGCAGATGGAGTATCAGTTGCTGGACCGGGGGAGCTACCAGCGGTTTTGCCTGTTGCAGGATGCGATGAACGTGCCGGACCGCAACACGATCTGGCGCTTTGGCGAGCGCCTTGGCGTGGGCGGGGCAACGGCCTTGTTCCAGGGGGTGGATGCCCAACTGCAGCGCCACGGCTACATCGCCCGGGGCGGGCAGGCCATTGATGCCACGCTGGTGCCCGCGCCCCGACAGCACATCGGCCAGCAGGAGCGGCGAACGCTGGCACAAGGCGGGCAGCCGGACTGGAGCCAAGCGCGACGCAGGCAAAAGGATGTGGAGGCCACGCACACGAAGAAGCACGGCAAAAGCCACTTCGGCTACAAGCTCAGCGTGAGCGTGGACCTCAAGCACGGCTTCATCCGCCGCCTCGCCACGGGCACGGCCAGCGAGCACGACGGGCACCACTTCGATGAGGTGCTGGACATGCACAACACCGGGCGGGCAGTGCATGCGGACAAAGCCTACCCGAGCCGCCAAAGGTGCCAGATGCTGAAAGTGCTGGGATTCGTGGATGCGATGCAGCGCCGTGCGCAGGCGGGCCGACCACAGAGCGAATGCCAGAAGGGGCGCAACCAGCGCATCGCAAAGAAACGAGCCAAGGTGGAGCACGTGTTCGCCGGTATCCGCCACCTGGGGGGCAAGTTCGTGCGCACCATCGGACAGGCGCGCGCCACGGTGGGGATGACGATGATGGCCGCCTGCTACAACATGAAGCGACTGGCCTGGTTCCTGCATCGGGGCGTGGATGCTTTCTTCAAGCCCGCCACTGGCAAGGCACAAGTGCGCCTGCAAACGGTGAAAGCCTGA
- a CDS encoding aspartate kinase: MALIVHKYGGTSMGSTERIRNVAKRVAKWARAGHQMVVVPSAMSGETNRLLGLAKDLAPSRATSAYHRELDMLASTGEQASSALLAIALQSEGMESVSYAGWQVPIRTNSAYTKARIESIDDQRVRADLAAGKVVIVTGFQGIDEHGHITTLGRGGSDTSAVAVAAAMKAAECLIYTDVDGVYTTDPRVVQEARRLATVSFEEMLEMASLGSKVLQIRSVEFAGKYKVPLRVLSSFTPWDIDINEEARSGTLITFEEDEKMEQAVVSGIAFNRDEAKISVLGVPDKPGIAYQILGAVADANIDVDVIIQNLSKDGKTDFSFTVNRSDYARTIDLLKEKVVPALGAQEVVGDAKICKVSIVGIGMRSHVGVAAKMFRVLSEEGINIQMISTSEIKTSVVIDEKYVELAVRTLHKAFELDQSPA; encoded by the coding sequence ATGGCACTGATCGTTCATAAATACGGCGGCACGTCGATGGGCTCCACGGAGCGCATCCGCAACGTCGCCAAGCGCGTGGCCAAATGGGCGCGGGCCGGCCACCAGATGGTGGTGGTGCCCAGCGCCATGAGTGGCGAAACCAACCGCCTGCTCGGGCTGGCCAAGGACCTGGCCCCTTCGCGCGCCACGTCCGCCTACCACCGTGAACTCGACATGCTGGCCTCCACCGGAGAGCAGGCGTCTTCCGCGCTGCTGGCGATCGCGCTGCAGTCCGAAGGCATGGAGTCGGTGAGCTATGCCGGCTGGCAGGTGCCGATCCGCACCAACAGCGCCTACACCAAGGCCCGCATCGAATCCATCGACGACCAGCGCGTGCGCGCTGACCTGGCCGCCGGCAAGGTCGTGATCGTGACGGGCTTCCAGGGCATCGACGAGCACGGCCACATCACCACGCTCGGCCGTGGCGGCTCCGATACCTCCGCCGTGGCCGTGGCCGCAGCGATGAAGGCCGCCGAATGCCTGATCTACACCGACGTGGACGGCGTGTACACGACCGATCCGCGCGTGGTGCAGGAGGCGCGCCGCCTGGCCACCGTGAGCTTCGAGGAAATGCTGGAGATGGCCAGCCTGGGCAGCAAGGTGCTCCAGATCCGCTCGGTCGAGTTCGCCGGCAAATACAAGGTGCCCCTGCGCGTGCTGTCCAGCTTCACGCCCTGGGACATCGACATCAACGAAGAAGCCCGCTCCGGCACGCTGATCACTTTTGAGGAAGACGAAAAAATGGAACAAGCCGTTGTATCCGGCATCGCATTCAACCGCGACGAGGCCAAGATCTCCGTGCTCGGTGTGCCTGACAAGCCCGGCATTGCCTACCAGATCCTGGGCGCCGTGGCCGATGCGAACATCGATGTCGACGTGATCATCCAGAACCTGAGCAAGGACGGCAAAACGGACTTCAGCTTCACCGTGAACCGCTCCGACTACGCGCGCACGATTGACTTGCTCAAGGAAAAGGTCGTTCCCGCATTGGGCGCGCAGGAAGTGGTGGGCGACGCCAAGATCTGCAAGGTCAGCATCGTCGGCATCGGCATGCGCAGCCATGTGGGCGTGGCCGCCAAGATGTTCCGCGTGCTGAGCGAAGAGGGCATCAACATCCAGATGATCTCGACCTCCGAAATCAAGACTTCCGTCGTGATCGACGAGAAGTACGTGGAGCTGGCGGTGCGCACGCTGCACAAGGCGTTCGAACTGGACCAGTCGCCCGCGTAA
- the tilS gene encoding tRNA lysidine(34) synthetase TilS encodes MTQSFDAAMEAFAPALPLAVGLSGGADSTALLLACAGRWPGQVHAFHVHHGLQAAADGFERHCADLCQRQGVPLQVARVNARPAPGQSPEDIARRMRYEAFAGLAQVTLRHDAIKTIALAQHADDQAETLLLALSRGAGVPGLASMPAHWQRDGLDWHRPLLRVAGADVRAWLVARGEAWVEDPTNRDEHYTRNRIRHRLLPALDAAFPQFRDTFARSAEHAAQASELLQELAEADLAAVGVPPRLAALQALSRARQANVLRHWLRRVHGTTPAAAQLAELLDQIAACTTRGHRIRIKVGRGFAVREAQVLGWYNS; translated from the coding sequence ATGACGCAATCCTTCGACGCCGCCATGGAGGCCTTCGCACCGGCCCTGCCGCTGGCCGTGGGGCTGAGCGGCGGGGCCGACTCCACCGCGCTGCTGCTGGCCTGCGCAGGGCGGTGGCCTGGCCAGGTGCACGCGTTCCATGTGCACCATGGGCTGCAGGCGGCGGCCGATGGCTTCGAGCGCCACTGCGCCGACCTGTGCCAGCGCCAGGGCGTACCGCTCCAGGTGGCGCGCGTGAACGCCCGCCCCGCGCCGGGACAAAGCCCGGAAGACATCGCCCGCCGGATGCGGTACGAGGCTTTTGCGGGTCTGGCACAAGTAACACTAAGGCATGATGCTATAAAAACAATAGCATTGGCCCAGCATGCGGACGACCAGGCCGAGACCTTGCTGCTGGCGCTGTCTCGGGGCGCCGGCGTGCCGGGGCTGGCGTCCATGCCTGCGCACTGGCAGCGCGATGGCCTCGACTGGCATCGGCCCCTGCTGCGGGTGGCGGGCGCCGATGTTCGCGCCTGGCTGGTGGCGCGGGGCGAGGCGTGGGTAGAAGACCCCACCAATCGCGATGAGCACTACACGCGCAACCGCATTCGCCACCGGCTGCTGCCGGCGCTCGATGCCGCTTTTCCCCAGTTCCGCGACACCTTCGCCCGCAGCGCCGAGCATGCCGCGCAGGCCAGCGAACTGCTTCAGGAACTGGCCGAGGCCGATCTGGCCGCCGTGGGCGTGCCGCCGCGGCTGGCGGCCTTGCAGGCGCTGAGCCGGGCCCGGCAGGCCAACGTGCTGCGCCACTGGCTGCGCAGAGTGCACGGCACCACGCCGGCCGCGGCCCAACTGGCTGAGCTGCTGGACCAGATCGCCGCGTGCACCACGCGGGGGCACCGCATCCGCATCAAGGTCGGCCGCGGCTTCGCCGTGCGCGAAGCCCAGGTGCTCGGTTGGTACAATTCTTAG
- a CDS encoding acetyl-CoA carboxylase carboxyltransferase subunit alpha — MAKKTFLDFEQPIAELEGKIEELRYVQTESAVDISEEIDQLSKKSHQLTKDIYSDLSPWQITKIARHPERPYTLDYVRDIFTDFVELHGDRHFADDLSIVGGLARFNGHACMVLGHQKGRDTKERAARNFGMSRPEGYRKALRLMKTAEKFKLPVFTFVDTPGAYPGIDAEERGQSEAIGRNIFEMAQLEVPIITTVIGEGGSGGALAISVADQVVMLQYSIYSVISPEGCASILWKTSDKAQDAADAMGITAHRLKALGLVDKIVSEPVGGAHRDHKQMAAFLKRALGDAFRQLADLKPKELLDRRYERLQSYGRFTDTKAETR; from the coding sequence TTGGCGAAAAAAACCTTTCTGGATTTCGAGCAGCCGATTGCCGAGCTCGAAGGAAAAATCGAAGAACTGCGCTACGTGCAGACCGAAAGCGCGGTCGATATTTCGGAAGAGATCGACCAGCTGAGCAAGAAGAGCCACCAGCTCACCAAAGACATCTACAGCGATCTGTCGCCCTGGCAGATCACCAAGATCGCCCGCCATCCCGAGCGCCCCTACACGCTCGACTACGTGCGCGACATCTTCACCGACTTCGTCGAGCTGCACGGCGACCGCCACTTCGCCGATGACCTGTCCATCGTCGGGGGCCTGGCCCGCTTCAACGGGCATGCCTGCATGGTGCTGGGCCACCAGAAGGGCCGCGACACCAAGGAGCGCGCCGCGCGCAACTTCGGCATGAGCCGCCCCGAGGGCTACCGCAAGGCCCTGCGCCTCATGAAGACGGCCGAGAAGTTCAAGCTGCCGGTGTTCACCTTCGTGGACACGCCCGGCGCCTATCCCGGCATCGATGCCGAAGAACGCGGCCAGTCCGAGGCCATCGGCCGCAACATCTTCGAGATGGCGCAGCTGGAAGTGCCCATCATCACCACCGTGATCGGCGAGGGCGGCTCCGGCGGCGCGCTGGCCATCAGCGTGGCCGACCAGGTCGTGATGCTGCAGTACTCCATCTATTCGGTGATCAGCCCCGAAGGCTGCGCCTCCATCCTCTGGAAGACCAGCGACAAGGCGCAGGACGCGGCCGATGCCATGGGCATCACGGCCCACCGCCTCAAGGCCCTGGGCCTCGTGGACAAGATCGTGAGCGAGCCCGTGGGCGGCGCCCATCGCGACCACAAGCAGATGGCCGCCTTCCTCAAGCGCGCCCTGGGCGATGCCTTCCGCCAGCTGGCCGATCTCAAGCCCAAGGAACTGCTGGACCGCCGCTACGAGCGCCTGCAAAGCTACGGCCGCTTCACCGACACCAAGGCCGAGACGCGCTGA
- a CDS encoding DNA-3-methyladenine glycosylase family protein, giving the protein MAATKKTAHDGPQLIAPAYWAEACKHLVKKDRVMKRLIPQLGDVALRQRGDAFTTLARSIVGQQVSVASAQKVWDRFAALPRTMTPASVLKLKVDDMRGAGLSARKVDYLVDLALHFDTGKLHVKDWDAMDDEAITEELIAIRGIGRWTADMFLIFHLARPNVMPLDDATLIQGISQHYFSGDPVSRSDAREVAEAWKPWCSVASWYIWRSLAPLPVDY; this is encoded by the coding sequence GTGGCTGCGACGAAAAAGACAGCCCATGACGGGCCGCAACTGATCGCGCCCGCCTATTGGGCCGAGGCCTGCAAGCACCTCGTCAAGAAAGACCGCGTGATGAAGCGGCTCATCCCGCAACTGGGCGACGTGGCCCTGCGCCAGCGCGGCGATGCGTTCACCACGCTCGCGCGCAGCATCGTCGGCCAGCAGGTGTCGGTGGCATCCGCGCAGAAGGTGTGGGACCGTTTCGCGGCCCTGCCGCGCACCATGACGCCGGCCAGCGTGCTCAAGCTCAAGGTGGACGACATGCGCGGCGCAGGCCTGTCCGCGCGCAAGGTGGACTACCTGGTCGATCTGGCGCTGCACTTCGATACCGGCAAGCTGCACGTCAAGGACTGGGATGCGATGGACGACGAGGCCATCACGGAGGAGCTGATCGCCATCCGCGGCATCGGCCGCTGGACGGCGGACATGTTCCTCATCTTCCACCTGGCCCGCCCCAACGTCATGCCGCTGGACGATGCCACCCTGATCCAGGGCATCAGCCAGCACTATTTTTCGGGCGATCCCGTGAGCCGCAGCGATGCCCGCGAAGTGGCAGAGGCCTGGAAACCCTGGTGCAGCGTGGCGAGTTGGTATATTTGGCGGTCGCTCGCCCCGTTGCCGGTGGACTATTGA
- the cysS gene encoding cysteine--tRNA ligase: MSLRIYNTLSRALEPFSPLEPGHVRMYVCGMTIYDLCHIGHARMMMAFDVVQRWLKSSGLRVTYVRNITDIDDKIIRRAVERGITIRQLTDEMIAAMHQDIGALGIEPPSIEPRATEYVPQMLALIGALESRGLAYRASGGDVNYAVRKFAGYGKLSGKSLDELRAGERVAVADGKDDPLDFVLWKSAKPEEPPEAKWDSPFGAGRPGWHIECSAMSCATLGESFDIHGGGADLQFPHHENEIAQSEGATGKPLARFWVHNGFVRVDNEKMSKSLGNFFTIRDVLAKYDAETVRFFIVRAHYRSALNYSDAHLDDARAALKRLYTALSLVAPAPTPSIDWTDPYAGRFKAAMDEDFGTPEAVAVLFDLAGEVNRTQSPQTAGLLKALAGCLGLLQGDPQAFLKAGATLDEAAIQAQIAARAAAKAAKDFAEADRIRKALLEQGIVLKDSAAGTTWEAAQ; this comes from the coding sequence ATGAGTTTGCGTATCTACAACACGCTGTCGCGTGCGCTGGAGCCTTTTTCTCCGCTGGAGCCCGGACATGTGCGCATGTATGTCTGCGGCATGACCATTTACGACCTGTGTCACATCGGCCACGCCCGCATGATGATGGCGTTCGACGTGGTGCAGCGCTGGCTCAAGAGCAGCGGCCTGCGCGTGACCTACGTGCGCAACATCACCGACATCGATGACAAGATCATCCGGCGCGCGGTGGAGCGCGGCATCACCATCCGCCAGTTGACCGACGAGATGATCGCCGCCATGCACCAGGACATCGGCGCTTTGGGCATCGAGCCGCCCTCCATCGAGCCGCGCGCCACCGAATATGTGCCGCAGATGCTCGCGCTGATCGGCGCGCTGGAAAGCAGGGGCCTGGCCTACCGTGCCAGCGGCGGCGACGTGAACTACGCGGTGCGCAAGTTCGCGGGCTACGGCAAGCTGTCCGGCAAGTCGCTCGACGAGTTGCGCGCTGGCGAGCGCGTGGCCGTGGCCGACGGCAAGGACGATCCGCTGGACTTCGTGCTGTGGAAGTCCGCCAAGCCCGAGGAGCCGCCCGAAGCCAAGTGGGACAGCCCCTTCGGCGCCGGCCGGCCCGGCTGGCACATCGAGTGCTCGGCCATGAGCTGCGCCACGCTGGGCGAGAGCTTCGACATCCATGGTGGCGGCGCCGACCTGCAGTTTCCGCACCACGAAAACGAGATCGCGCAGAGCGAAGGCGCCACCGGCAAGCCGCTGGCGCGCTTCTGGGTGCACAACGGCTTCGTGCGCGTGGACAACGAGAAGATGAGCAAGTCGCTCGGCAACTTCTTCACCATCCGCGACGTGCTGGCCAAGTACGACGCCGAGACCGTGCGCTTTTTCATCGTGCGCGCCCATTACCGCAGCGCCCTCAACTACAGCGACGCCCACCTGGACGACGCGCGCGCCGCGCTCAAGCGCCTGTACACGGCATTGAGCCTGGTCGCGCCGGCGCCCACACCCTCGATCGACTGGACCGACCCCTACGCGGGCCGGTTCAAGGCCGCCATGGACGAAGACTTCGGCACCCCCGAGGCCGTCGCCGTGCTGTTCGATCTGGCCGGCGAGGTCAACCGCACGCAGTCGCCGCAGACCGCCGGGCTGCTGAAGGCGCTGGCCGGGTGCCTGGGCCTGCTGCAGGGCGATCCGCAAGCCTTCCTGAAGGCCGGCGCCACGCTGGACGAAGCCGCCATCCAGGCGCAGATCGCCGCGCGCGCTGCCGCCAAGGCAGCGAAGGACTTCGCCGAGGCCGACCGCATCCGCAAGGCGCTGCTGGAGCAGGGCATCGTCCTCAAGGACTCCGCCGCCGGCACGACCTGGGAGGCGGCGCAGTGA
- a CDS encoding L,D-transpeptidase Cds6 family protein — protein MKHPQRTLAHLLRLIALSALLGAPLAHADDYAEITQLLKAGKPADALAKADQRLTANPRDPQLRFLRGVAQADSGKQTEAVATFTKLTEDYPELPEPYNNLAVLYANQNQLDKARTALEMAIRTNPSYATAHENLGDIYAKLASQAYNKALQLDATHASSVKPKLALIRDLFSTEAKASTAKAPAAAPVAAAAPRPAPAPAPVAASPAPSTPAPAPAPTPAAPAVAAAPAPTPAPAPAAAVTGNTASSAAAAAEREVSAAVHAWAKAWESQDMNAYLGAYDKNYTPNGKQSHAAWEKERRDRIVGRAKINVSVNDLRISVNGNKAQARFRQGYSSGSYSVNSRKTLDLVNTGGQWTIVREATGG, from the coding sequence ATGAAGCATCCACAACGCACCCTTGCCCATCTCCTGCGCCTGATTGCCCTGTCGGCCTTGTTGGGTGCCCCGCTGGCCCACGCGGACGACTATGCCGAGATCACCCAGTTGCTCAAGGCAGGCAAGCCGGCGGATGCCCTGGCCAAGGCCGACCAGCGGCTCACCGCCAACCCTCGCGACCCGCAACTGCGCTTTCTGCGCGGCGTGGCCCAGGCGGATTCGGGCAAGCAGACCGAAGCGGTGGCCACCTTCACGAAGCTCACGGAAGACTATCCCGAACTGCCCGAGCCCTACAACAACCTGGCCGTGCTGTATGCCAACCAGAACCAGCTCGACAAGGCGCGCACCGCGCTCGAGATGGCCATCCGCACCAACCCCAGCTATGCCACCGCGCATGAAAACCTGGGCGACATCTACGCCAAGCTGGCCAGCCAGGCCTACAACAAGGCGCTGCAGCTCGATGCCACGCACGCCAGCTCGGTCAAGCCCAAGCTGGCTCTGATCCGCGACCTGTTCTCGACCGAGGCCAAAGCCTCCACCGCCAAGGCGCCCGCAGCTGCGCCCGTGGCAGCAGCGGCTCCACGCCCTGCCCCGGCACCCGCGCCCGTGGCGGCCTCCCCGGCGCCATCCACCCCTGCGCCGGCCCCCGCACCCACCCCGGCCGCACCGGCCGTGGCCGCTGCACCGGCGCCCACCCCGGCTCCGGCCCCTGCTGCCGCAGTGACGGGCAACACCGCCTCCAGCGCCGCCGCCGCGGCGGAACGGGAAGTGTCCGCCGCAGTGCACGCCTGGGCCAAGGCCTGGGAGAGCCAGGACATGAACGCCTACCTGGGCGCCTACGACAAGAACTACACGCCCAACGGCAAGCAAAGCCACGCCGCCTGGGAAAAAGAGCGCCGCGACCGCATCGTCGGCCGCGCCAAGATCAACGTCAGCGTGAACGATCTGCGCATCTCCGTGAACGGCAACAAGGCGCAGGCGCGCTTTCGCCAGGGCTACAGCTCCGGCAGCTACAGCGTGAACAGCCGCAAGACCCTGGACCTGGTGAACACCGGCGGCCAGTGGACCATCGTGCGCGAGGCCACCGGCGGTTGA
- a CDS encoding L,D-transpeptidase family protein — MAAGRSPWSRGMAAGMALSLLAAAWPAHAQGDKLRGVGKNARTAPVRIAPLADGQAEKRLMEVYRLTGEGKGREALAKAESLVRDHPNFQLAQLALGDLLSARTRPLRQMGDVPAGQGDAPPPQEAADVLAELRAESRQRTDALRVRPQARTIPAQFIELSLRSRHAIAVDASRSRLYLFENTPNGLELVADYYASVGKLGIEKLIEGDQRTPLGVYFITSRLDPATLKDFYGAGALPINYPNPLDQSRGKTGSGIWLHGTPPDQFSRAPLATDGCLALANPDLERILRTVEPRSTPVVIARQLQWVPPHSVQADRKAFDAVLDAWRTAKSQGDLQRLMGFYAPTFQSYGKMPLQEFSKQLGAETRALRGRPIQLKDKTLLRWTDASDTMVVTFGEVIEGARTGPVKRQYWTRKGNQWQIFFEGVIG, encoded by the coding sequence ATGGCTGCGGGACGTTCCCCCTGGAGCCGCGGCATGGCGGCGGGCATGGCGCTGTCGCTGCTGGCGGCAGCCTGGCCCGCGCACGCCCAGGGCGACAAGCTGCGCGGCGTGGGCAAGAACGCGCGCACGGCGCCCGTGCGCATCGCCCCGCTGGCCGATGGGCAGGCGGAAAAGCGCCTCATGGAGGTCTACCGCCTCACCGGCGAAGGCAAGGGCCGGGAAGCCCTGGCCAAGGCCGAGAGCCTGGTGCGCGACCACCCGAACTTCCAGCTCGCGCAACTGGCGCTGGGCGACCTGCTGTCGGCCCGCACGCGGCCGCTGCGGCAGATGGGCGACGTGCCGGCCGGCCAGGGCGATGCCCCGCCGCCGCAGGAAGCCGCCGACGTGCTGGCCGAGCTGCGCGCGGAGTCGCGCCAGCGCACAGATGCCCTGCGGGTGCGCCCCCAGGCGCGCACCATTCCCGCCCAGTTCATCGAGCTGTCGCTGCGTTCACGGCACGCGATCGCGGTCGATGCGTCGCGCTCGCGGCTCTATCTGTTCGAGAACACGCCCAACGGGCTGGAACTCGTGGCCGACTACTACGCCTCGGTGGGCAAGCTCGGCATCGAAAAGCTCATCGAGGGCGACCAGCGCACGCCGCTGGGCGTGTACTTCATCACGAGCCGCCTGGACCCGGCCACGCTCAAGGACTTCTACGGCGCCGGCGCCCTGCCCATCAACTACCCCAATCCGCTGGATCAGAGCCGCGGCAAGACGGGCAGCGGCATCTGGCTGCACGGCACGCCGCCGGACCAGTTCTCACGCGCGCCGCTGGCCACCGACGGGTGCCTGGCCCTGGCCAACCCGGACCTGGAGCGCATCCTGCGCACGGTGGAGCCGCGCTCCACACCGGTGGTGATCGCACGGCAACTGCAATGGGTACCGCCCCACAGCGTGCAGGCCGACCGCAAGGCGTTCGATGCGGTGCTGGATGCCTGGCGCACCGCCAAGTCGCAGGGCGACCTGCAGCGCCTGATGGGGTTTTACGCCCCCACGTTCCAGAGCTACGGCAAGATGCCGCTGCAGGAGTTTTCCAAGCAGCTGGGCGCGGAAACGCGCGCGCTGCGCGGGCGGCCGATCCAGCTCAAGGACAAGACCCTGCTGCGCTGGACGGATGCCTCCGACACCATGGTGGTAACGTTCGGCGAGGTCATCGAAGGGGCCCGCACCGGCCCCGTCAAGCGCCAGTACTGGACCCGCAAGGGCAACCAATGGCAGATATTTTTCGAAGGAGTGATTGGATGA
- a CDS encoding peptidylprolyl isomerase: MISRRNSTLALASMALAAIVSVAPAQAQDAAAPKVKLATSLGDIVVQLDPAKAPKTVDNFLSYVKDKHYDGTIFHRVINGFMIQGGGFTPDMQQKPTKAPIPLEANNGLKNDNYTIAMARTGNPDSATSQFFINVKDNAMLNATGEGNGYAVFGKVVSGTDVVDKIKAVSTGNKGMHQNVPTTPVVITSATVVK, from the coding sequence ATGATTTCCAGAAGAAATTCGACCCTGGCGTTGGCCAGCATGGCGCTGGCAGCTATCGTTTCCGTAGCACCCGCCCAGGCGCAGGATGCGGCGGCCCCCAAGGTGAAGCTCGCCACGTCGCTGGGCGACATCGTGGTCCAGCTCGACCCCGCAAAGGCGCCGAAGACGGTGGACAACTTCCTGTCCTATGTGAAGGACAAGCACTACGACGGCACCATCTTTCACCGCGTGATCAACGGCTTCATGATCCAGGGCGGCGGCTTCACGCCCGACATGCAGCAAAAGCCCACCAAGGCACCGATCCCGCTGGAGGCCAACAACGGCCTCAAGAACGACAACTACACCATCGCCATGGCCCGCACCGGCAACCCGGACTCGGCTACCTCGCAGTTCTTCATCAACGTGAAGGACAACGCCATGCTCAACGCCACCGGTGAAGGCAACGGCTACGCCGTGTTCGGCAAGGTGGTCTCGGGCACCGACGTGGTGGACAAGATCAAGGCCGTGTCCACGGGCAACAAGGGCATGCACCAGAACGTGCCCACGACGCCCGTCGTCATCACCTCCGCCACCGTGGTCAAGTAA
- a CDS encoding peptidylprolyl isomerase yields MSNPQVELHIAGHGVITLELDAEKAPKSTENFLAYVKKGHYDNTIFHRVIPGFMVQGGGFEPGMNQKGTEAPIENEANNGLKNANYTVAMARTSDPHSATAQFFINVADNGFLNHTAPSAQGWGYAVFGKVVKGTEVVDAIKGVKTGRKGFHDDVPKDDVIVEKAVAL; encoded by the coding sequence ATGAGCAATCCCCAAGTCGAACTGCACATCGCCGGCCACGGCGTCATCACCCTCGAACTCGATGCCGAAAAGGCGCCGAAGTCCACCGAGAACTTCCTGGCCTACGTGAAGAAGGGCCACTACGACAACACGATCTTCCACCGTGTGATCCCCGGCTTCATGGTGCAGGGCGGCGGCTTCGAGCCCGGCATGAACCAAAAGGGCACCGAAGCCCCGATCGAGAACGAGGCCAACAACGGCCTGAAGAACGCCAACTACACCGTGGCCATGGCCCGCACGAGCGATCCGCACTCGGCCACCGCCCAGTTCTTCATCAACGTGGCCGACAACGGCTTCCTGAACCACACCGCGCCGTCCGCCCAGGGCTGGGGCTATGCCGTGTTCGGCAAGGTGGTCAAGGGCACCGAAGTGGTGGATGCCATCAAGGGCGTGAAGACCGGCCGCAAGGGCTTCCATGACGACGTGCCCAAGGACGACGTGATCGTCGAGAAGGCCGTCGCCCTGTAA